aCATACTAGCCAgtcaaattttcttttgttttttttttgttatgacTCCtctaaatcatatatatatttcaattacTACATATTTTCATAGTGACATATCacattatattaatctatcattagtgtttttttaaaaaacatgcaatAAATAAGAAGACGTCCCGTCAAGATAAGGATATAATCAGTTTAGTATTAATTAGTATTAATTAGTAGTAGTTTCTGGTTAATTTAACACATTAATAgccatatttatataaattttttaaaggtTGGGTTCTTTTgttgatgaaagatgaaaaattgtCTGATTTTCATAGCTGTTTAATAGAATAAATGAgagaattaactaatataaaatttaaaaaattactttagaaagataagataataaacatctctctatatttttttaaaaaaatacaccactTAATAATTGGAGAAAAATACGCGCAAAAGCTGAGAGAAAAGCTGAGAATAATCTACCAAAAAGAGCACGACGTATAGCAAGGTGGACTGTAAGTCTTAACATGGCAAGCCGGTGAAAAAGACAGGGCAACAATTTTTACTCAAGAGTGATCTCTGCAGCGATGAGTTGTATACATCAACTAGTTCAACGTAAAAGTTGAAGAAGATGAATAAAGATGAACAATTCACTTACATATAGTCCAACagccctcccccccccccccccaatctAATCCTAAATTCAACTGCATATTTAAATTGAAAgattggttaattaattatcagaCGATGCAATCGCACATACACAAACACATCCAACATCGCACACGCgcgtgtacatatatatttatgcatcACATTAGACAGCACACTGCATGAGAATACATACAGAGATCAGTTAAAAAACAAACCGGCACTGCtgctgggaaaaaaaagaaaataagaaaataaaataaaataaacatccaaatatacacACAACGGCCGTACTCGACGCATACAAATAGTAGCTTATTAGAGACGAACAGGAATTAGGTATACGCACGTAAATACGGTCGTGCGCATACAATCATAGGTACGTgtgtgcgtacgtacgtagtaTAGTACAGGTTTTGTACGTTACACGCGTGGtagctcgtcgtcgtcgtggattaattagtcgcTGCTGTGGAAGCCGAACCTTTTGTCGAAGAAATGGCCGACGGCCTCGAACGCCGGGCGGAAGAAACCACCGCTGCGCCGCCTCTGCTCTCCGTCGTACGTCCCGTGTGGCACTCCGTGGACGTGGACCTCTTTAGTGCTGATGTACAGGCCGCCGGGCGACCGCCCGCCGTCCTGCGGAGCCCAGTAGCCTGCCGGCACGGCCGCTCCTGGACGACCTCCGGTGTATCCTccgccggcagcgccgccgtTGATGTTGCCATAGTAGGGCGTGCCGACGCCGTAGAGGGTGACGCTACCGGCGTTGGTGTAGCCGCCTCCGTTGGTGTAGCCGCCGTAGCCGGCAGCACCGTACTTGGTGCCGTTTTGGTTGGCGGTGGTgccgtagccgccgccgccgccgcccgatgCTGCGtagccgacgacggcgaggccgtcgTCGTTCTTGCTGCTGGTTTTCTTcaggcgcgacggcggcgcaggcgtCTGACGCTTCACCGACGtcttgccggcggcggcgtcatactgctgctgctgtcctCCGGACCCGTACGTGTCAGCGGAAGGGTTCGAGTAGCTGCTGCCGCTGAATGATCGGCCACTGTTCCAGCCCCACGAAGACGACATGCCTGTCGATTTtgagcgatcgatcgagaacTGAAATTTTCTCAGAATGCGCACAAGACTTACACGTTCAATATATTAGCAGGAATCAAGAACTGAAATTTAAACTCCTCATTATTacatttttatgtgaaaaatccGATTATCATACATCTATTTACATGTGAAAAATCAGAGATTAGTACATGCATgcttgttttataattatgaattatgatCTCTCTACGTGTTTAATTATGTGCAAGATCGATGAATCTATTGCATAtattcatgcatgcacaatTAGTTATATTTGTTGGTAGCTGAGGGTGCAGAACTTGCAGATTTGCAAACGGAAGA
This is a stretch of genomic DNA from Oryza brachyantha chromosome 1, ObraRS2, whole genome shotgun sequence. It encodes these proteins:
- the LOC102700665 gene encoding keratin, type I cytoskeletal 9-like — encoded protein: MSSSWGWNSGRSFSGSSYSNPSADTYGSGGQQQQYDAAAGKTSVKRQTPAPPSRLKKTSSKNDDGLAVVGYAASGGGGGGYGTTANQNGTKYGAAGYGGYTNGGGYTNAGSVTLYGVGTPYYGNINGGAAGGGYTGGRPGAAVPAGYWAPQDGGRSPGGLYISTKEVHVHGVPHGTYDGEQRRRSGGFFRPAFEAVGHFFDKRFGFHSSD